Part of the Pseudobdellovibrionaceae bacterium genome is shown below.
GGGGCGGTCTTGCATCATGGCACCTGTGATGACATCGTCAGCAAAACCCAAGTAGTCCATCACCGTGCTGGTGAGAGTCACTTGTCGAAAATGCGGCACTTCACGCGTTAATATATAGTGATAGAAGTGTTCATCACGTTCTTCATTGGTGATATTTGCGGCCAGTGTGCCGGCAAAGTTGTGGCGAAGCCCCAAGTTGTGACCCACTTCGTGGGCGGTAACCACTCGAACAAAATCTTGTGAGAGTCGGGCTAAGGCTTCATCACTCGCGCCAGACGACAGCGCCGTTTCTAGCCCATGAATAAGATGTCGACTGAGATCCAAGTGACACAACCGTGCCGTTGGTAAAAATCGATGGCCCACGGTTTTCTCTGGGTTTTTGGCTTCGTCTTTAAGCCGGCGAAGAAGGCGTCTGGCATCAAGTCGGCCGCCAAAAGCAAATGCACTAGTGAGGTAAGTTTGAGCGTGGAGAATCTCACCCGTGCGTGGGTCCATCAAGGCATCTGCATAGGCAAAACCAGCATAATCCCACGGAACCCACTGTACAAGGTTATGATGTGCGGCCGGAGCTGTGACTCCGGCCGGAGCTTCAGCCACTTCAATCACTTCTTTGCCAAAGGCCTTGTTCCAATAGAGGATGCCCTCTTTGACCGCACTCTTATAGTCCTCAGGTGTGTTCGCGCTATAGTAAAATTGAATCTTTTTTGAGTGGTCAAATCTTGAAATCGGGATGAGGTTTCTTCCAGATCCGTCTTCATAAAAGGGTGGCACTTCAAAAAAGCCAACCCACTTAAAATCACTGGTGTATTTTGTCGAGAAGTTCGGATTATTTTTGTATGGCGAAATAAAGTATCGAATTTCCACAGAGGGTGCGGTGTTGTTGAGTCCCAGATCACCCGGTGCAACTTTCAATGCCACACCATTGACCTGTCCGATTTGTCTGATTTCAAGCGTGTTGTTCTCCATTCGAATGGAATCAATAAAGCTTGTTTGAATCGGCAGTGTTTCATAGGGATCGGGTCTTTGGCCAAAACCAGGGACGTAGTCGCTCGCAAACCAGTTTTCTAGCACGAAGGCTTTGTTCATGCCTTGGTTAAAATCCAATATAATACTGGTGTCGGTTTCTTCCACGATGGGAATCTCTGCCAAGATCAGCTTCGAAGGAAGATCCTCAGTAACCACATGGCCTTGAGTGGCTTCCATCAAAAACACAGAGTCGTTGTACTTTTTAAATGCCACCACTCGGCTTTGTAGGCCTTGGCTGGTCGGCGCGCCGGCTTGTGGGATCAGCGAGGCTCGCATAAGGTACTCTTTATCAAGTGCCCCTTTATTCAAAACAAGATGGTAGTTTTTGTGGTAAGCCGTCACAACGCCTTGGGCCGAAAATGACTCCTCCACCTTTTCTGAGGCCTTCACCGAAGTTGCGGAATTATCACACCCGAGAAGACTCGCTGCGGCAATGAATATTGTACTGATAACAGCTGATACAGCTCTTGTATTTTTCATGGACTCCCCCCCGAGAGATTAAAAAACTACCCAAGAGCTAATCAAAACATGAAAATTCTGCAAGATAATGCAGCATGACTCTAAAATTTATAGGATATTTGCGAGAAAGGGCCCACTAAATGGGCGCCTTCCTTATATATTTTATAACTAGTTGCGAGCTTGCAGTTGTTGAACGCGATTTTGCAATTGTTGAGCTTTTTGTTCAAGCTCGTAGGTTCGGTATCCCAACTCTCGATTTCTTTTGTTAAGGACCCGACGCTGTTTATTCAAATCGCGAAGAGCTTTTTCGTGTTTTTTGATGATGCGAAGAGCATTTTTTTGTCGCTTCGTCAGGGCTGTTTTCACTCGCTCAGCAGTCTTAATATCTTTGCGAGCCTGATCGCGGTCGGCTTTCACCTTAACGGCTTTTTCTTCCACTTGGCGAACATTGGCTTCAAGGGCTTCCACTTGTTTAGCGATTTTGTCTCGCTTGCTCATTTCTACTTCCGCTTGGGCCGCTACTTTTTTCTGAAAAGAACGTGATTTGTCATATCGCTTTTGCAAGTGGGCTGATTTTGTAACCAGTCGCGCTCGGTCTCGTCGAAGTCGTTCAATGTCTCGCTCTTTTTGACGAGCGTCTTTATTCAGGCGGTGTGTTTCTTGCTTTTCTAATTCAATGGCAGCACCTTCGCCGTATGACATCATTTCTTCGACGTCTTCCTCTAAATCCAAGGTATCCATCTTGTCGCCCAAAGCGTCTGAATTGTTGGCATGGGCCGATGAGAGTGTCATTGAGCTAATGAGCACCATGGCGGCTAAATAGGACCAAAATATCTTAGACATGAGAATTCTCCTTGTCATCTCACTGCCCACTAAAGGTTTGGGGCTTTAAGTGGGATTAGAGCAAGTTAGGGGCCGAAATCTAAGGCCATTTGGGGGCATTTCGTACAGTTAGAGGTGTTTTTATTTCTTAGGGGTGACAAAAATTGGCGGCCTTGGCACCATATCGTCATGAGGTGGAGTGTTCTTTTTCTATTGTTTTTGGCATCTTGTGCATCAAAGCCCAAGCCGAATTTGAATCCTGAGATGGGTCCAGCTGAAGGAGCCATTCCCATTGTAAAGTGGGCCGCTCGGGGGCACTTAGAAAAGGTCATCGGTCAGCATGAGGGCCAGAGTATTTCAGTGAATATTCAAAATTCCCAAGGCACCACAGCGTTGATGGTCGCCTGTTTC
Proteins encoded:
- a CDS encoding zinc-dependent metalloprotease, whose product is MKNTRAVSAVISTIFIAAASLLGCDNSATSVKASEKVEESFSAQGVVTAYHKNYHLVLNKGALDKEYLMRASLIPQAGAPTSQGLQSRVVAFKKYNDSVFLMEATQGHVVTEDLPSKLILAEIPIVEETDTSIILDFNQGMNKAFVLENWFASDYVPGFGQRPDPYETLPIQTSFIDSIRMENNTLEIRQIGQVNGVALKVAPGDLGLNNTAPSVEIRYFISPYKNNPNFSTKYTSDFKWVGFFEVPPFYEDGSGRNLIPISRFDHSKKIQFYYSANTPEDYKSAVKEGILYWNKAFGKEVIEVAEAPAGVTAPAAHHNLVQWVPWDYAGFAYADALMDPRTGEILHAQTYLTSAFAFGGRLDARRLLRRLKDEAKNPEKTVGHRFLPTARLCHLDLSRHLIHGLETALSSGASDEALARLSQDFVRVVTAHEVGHNLGLRHNFAGTLAANITNEERDEHFYHYILTREVPHFRQVTLTSTVMDYLGFADDVITGAMMQDRPDALDYDYDAIQWGYNNRPLAKTNETLFCTDSHAGSYIDCNRFDSGSDPMEYANWNRKSAITKIAQGLVEDYIRAKTPLNEEARKELTEILPDPQSAISQFVSPLVSAASWYSEGVQSIQIERQFPAVGALNLDEVNAMRFEQVRKFTNKNGGVEAILFKYLPNTSSSDLPIAEGLTAALEDYLSRPGVIQGVGGNGESYTLTESDLALIRDTAEKYFAAIEEGLVKAQLKGLAGASEFVEPSSLYAIESHLGNMVEAVLTAGVPTELLSEIASEMKESSESDEAKKEGEEDKPKKWVPPTFTYDLETRTVAAQLLTSQKGDLVDWSYESRQRIQSLYVKIIEHGVGENFKDIKEGELSRPLRQWVMQQKSLLPHLQ